The proteins below come from a single Haladaptatus paucihalophilus DX253 genomic window:
- a CDS encoding DASH family cryptochrome produces MKTALVWFRTDLRVRDNRALAVASEAERLRCVYCFDPREFGSREYGGKDSFRYEKTGSHRTRFLRESVEALRISLRERGNELVVRHGRPEEVVPSLAADIDADLVCFHALPTPEERAVERAVTERLADPETDVDADVESIWGHTLYHPDDVPVPVAEIDDTFTTFRQTVERSDADVRPTVDTPTTLPPVPEEVTEAGKREGEGEDGDEIDPGTIPSFADLGVEPPTRDERRVLDFEGGEPAGLERLERYVWTRDRLREYKETRNGLLGSDYSSKLSPWLNAGCLSPRTVFETVQRYERERVENESTYWLVFELLWRDFFQFQFAKHGSQPFKRRGIRRRTIDWRNGEGDGDSGHDGGDEGSGDDGDGECEFERWKRGETGIPFVDANMRELNETGYMSNRGRQNVASVLANDLRIDWRKGAAYFETKLVDYDPASNYGNWAYVAGVGNDSRNRSFDVLWQAEHYDPDAAYVKYWLPELRDVPDEKAHEPWRLTAEERDRYGVTLGEEYPEPLARWLASND; encoded by the coding sequence ATGAAAACCGCGCTCGTCTGGTTTCGAACCGACCTCCGCGTTCGGGATAACCGCGCCCTCGCCGTCGCGAGCGAGGCCGAGCGACTCCGCTGTGTGTACTGCTTCGACCCGCGGGAGTTCGGGTCGCGGGAGTACGGCGGAAAAGATTCGTTCCGATACGAGAAGACGGGAAGCCACCGGACGCGATTCCTCCGGGAGAGCGTCGAAGCCCTCAGAATCTCGCTCCGAGAGAGGGGAAACGAACTGGTCGTTCGACACGGACGCCCTGAGGAAGTCGTCCCGTCGCTCGCCGCCGACATCGACGCCGACCTCGTATGCTTTCACGCCCTCCCCACCCCGGAGGAGCGCGCCGTCGAACGGGCGGTCACCGAGCGACTCGCCGACCCGGAAACGGATGTCGATGCCGACGTCGAGTCGATTTGGGGGCACACGCTCTATCATCCCGACGACGTGCCCGTCCCGGTCGCCGAAATCGACGATACGTTCACGACGTTTCGACAGACGGTCGAGCGTTCGGACGCGGACGTCCGTCCCACCGTCGATACGCCGACGACGCTTCCGCCGGTGCCGGAGGAGGTGACGGAGGCGGGAAAACGAGAGGGGGAAGGAGAGGACGGCGACGAAATCGACCCCGGAACGATTCCGTCGTTCGCCGATTTAGGGGTCGAACCGCCGACCCGAGACGAGCGACGCGTCCTCGATTTCGAGGGCGGCGAACCCGCCGGACTGGAGCGGTTGGAGCGCTACGTCTGGACGCGCGACCGTCTCCGCGAGTACAAGGAGACGCGAAACGGGCTGTTGGGGTCGGATTACTCCTCGAAACTCTCGCCGTGGCTCAACGCGGGGTGCCTCTCCCCTCGAACGGTGTTCGAAACCGTCCAGCGGTACGAGCGCGAGCGGGTCGAAAACGAATCGACCTACTGGCTCGTGTTCGAACTGTTGTGGCGGGATTTCTTCCAGTTCCAATTCGCAAAGCACGGGAGTCAACCGTTCAAACGGCGGGGAATCCGTCGGCGAACCATCGACTGGCGGAACGGAGAGGGTGATGGAGATAGCGGACACGACGGAGGAGACGAAGGTAGCGGAGACGACGGCGACGGAGAATGCGAGTTCGAACGGTGGAAGCGCGGGGAGACCGGCATCCCGTTCGTAGACGCCAACATGCGGGAGTTGAACGAGACGGGGTACATGTCGAATCGCGGGCGGCAGAACGTCGCCAGCGTGCTGGCGAACGACCTCCGCATCGACTGGCGGAAGGGTGCGGCGTACTTCGAAACCAAACTCGTCGATTACGACCCGGCGAGCAACTACGGCAACTGGGCGTACGTCGCGGGCGTCGGCAACGATTCCCGAAACCGCTCGTTCGACGTGCTGTGGCAGGCCGAGCACTACGACCCGGACGCGGCGTACGTCAAGTACTGGCTCCCCGAACTCCGCGACGTGCCCGACGAGAAAGCGCACGAACCGTGGCGGCTCACCGCCGAGGAACGGGACCGATACGGCGTTACGCTCGGCGAGGAGTATCCCGAACCGCTGGCTCGATGGCTGGCGTCGAACGATTAG
- a CDS encoding HAD-IIA family hydrolase encodes MATYRGAIVDVDGTLVRGDNGLSGAADAVRTLRETGITPLFFSNNPTQPPEHYVERLAAHDIDIDAAEVLTSALVTAEFLEDEHAGRNVFVVGETYLRELLERRGFAVRDDPDAADVLVASIDREFDYETLTEAFWALESGASFVGTDPDVTIPVHERLVPGSGAIINAIAGVAGRDPNHVLGKPSADAGRAALSHLDVSPEECLVVGDRLDTDVALGERIGATTVLVRSGVTTRGELAESDVTPDYVLDSVREIGEVLAD; translated from the coding sequence ATGGCGACCTATCGCGGCGCGATAGTGGACGTGGATGGAACGCTCGTTCGCGGCGACAACGGCCTGTCCGGTGCGGCCGACGCCGTGAGGACGTTGCGAGAGACGGGAATCACACCGCTCTTTTTCTCGAACAATCCGACGCAGCCGCCCGAACACTACGTCGAGCGACTCGCGGCGCACGACATCGACATCGACGCTGCGGAAGTGCTCACCTCGGCGCTCGTCACCGCGGAATTCCTCGAAGACGAGCACGCCGGACGCAACGTGTTCGTCGTCGGGGAGACGTATCTCCGCGAGTTGCTCGAACGGCGCGGGTTCGCGGTTCGGGACGACCCCGACGCCGCCGACGTCCTCGTCGCGTCCATCGACCGCGAGTTCGATTACGAGACGCTCACCGAGGCGTTCTGGGCGCTCGAAAGTGGCGCGTCCTTCGTCGGTACCGACCCGGACGTGACGATTCCGGTCCACGAGCGACTGGTGCCGGGGTCGGGAGCCATCATCAACGCCATCGCCGGCGTGGCGGGACGGGACCCGAACCACGTCCTCGGAAAGCCCTCCGCGGACGCGGGACGGGCCGCCTTGTCGCACCTCGACGTGTCGCCCGAAGAGTGTCTCGTCGTCGGCGACCGACTCGATACGGACGTCGCCCTCGGCGAGCGGATCGGTGCGACGACGGTGTTGGTTCGCTCCGGGGTGACGACGCGGGGTGAACTCGCCGAATCCGACGTGACGCCGGACTACGTACTCGACTCAGTTAGGGAGATAGGGGAAGTGCTCGCGGACTGA